In the genome of Arabidopsis thaliana chromosome 4, partial sequence, the window ACAAGAGCTAATAGTAGTAATCTATGACTGTCTCATTAAGTTATGCATTTTCTATCCAAGTCTTGATATTTgagataaataattatatttaatcaataattatttattcattttttaaattttgtttatatatctaaGATCGATTCAAATAGTATTCACATTTCTACAATTCTTGAAACTATTGGAACAACTTAGCTTTGGTTGTGTCGATGCCATGACCACTGACTTTAGTTGTTAAGTCAtggttttaatatttgttgtaacaaaaagatttgattcctcaacaagtttttcttctgtgtaagataatatattacagaaacttttattattaaacaTCAATGGCTCCGGAACCATGATGTTGTGTGTATATCTCTAAGGACTTAAGATTACAGAAGGATTCTTGTGTACTATCTCACCTGAGTTTCCAGCTTCAGTTTCCTCACTAGAGTACTGACTATTCAGAGACACTTTTGACTGAATCTGGTAAGTTTCAGAGCTAAAACTAGTGCTGCATTCGGAGTTTTCAGTCAAAGACTGATCAGAAACTTGTACTCCAGAAAGTAAGAATCTTTGGTGAGAATTGCAAGTGTGAATGGCTTCATCACAATCATTGCACAGCATTGCTCTATCCTCTAAGCAGAAGAAGTACCCTTTTCTCTCCtgcatatacatatatatgagacATCGGTTAAAGAGCTCAGCGAGTgtttaaagagaaaagagattgGAACCTGGCAGATATCACATAGAGGAGCTCCAGAAGCTGTGGTGGCTGAGGCTGCATCTTTTTGTAAGGCGACTCGGTGATGTCTTTGGAAAAGTTTATTAGCTTCATGAACCTTAATGTCACATGGCTTGCATAGTACAGCTTCATCTGAACAACAAAGTACTTCTGCTTCAGCCTTTTCACACACTTCACATTGTATCTTCATCCTTCAACTTTATAATCCAAATCAATGTAAATTGCCAATACACAGACAGAACAAATGTTCTTTGACATTTATGAGAATTAGGACAAGGAGTGAATCTAAATAtaggaaacaagaaagaacaagCTTAAATAAGTTCACATGTGTGGTGGGATCATAAGTTATATCAAAAcctggctctgataccaaGAGGAATTGATGATCTTTATTCATGAAAAGAGAgaactatatatagatatacaaCGATATGTCGAAGACGAAATTTTTATCTCAATATGGGGTTATTAGACCAACTTTGGGTGGCATTTAAACCAATAAATGTTCTCCTACCAAAATCTCCATGACAAGATCTTTTTCAGAAGCTTGTAtagttttactttcttttgaaaacataaattgaCAAACATAGCGACAAGCTTCTCTTAAGACACAAGCATGGCAAGCCAAAAGTAAAGGCAGGACCACAATATGCATAAAGACTGTGGAATTAAAAGTAACTAGCCATAGGGCAATAGAGGTCAAAAACTCTAAAATGTTGTCAGAAACTGAAATGGAGCATGGCATCATTCAAACTCTCTCCCATTCCTTTCCCATGCAGCAGCCAAAATTCTAAGACTCATCACAAACAGAATTGGTCCCAAATATCATAATGGGCCAATAAAAATAGGCCTGGATATAAATAACTATTAAGGCCCAATCCAATCCATAGTTTTTACATGAAGTCTCTGGAACATGAGAGAAGACCCTTAAAGGCACAACAAACTTATCCAACGTGTAGTAACATAATTAGTACAAGTCACAGCCAAAAAAGCTAGAACAATCTCAATATCTCTCTCTGCAAAACTCTaccaaaagaaagatatttcaagaaacttcttcattcttcatacaatgtgtattatatatacaccAGAGAATTGAGACTAACCatcatagaaaacaaaataagaaagtgaagttaaaagcctaaaattttggtttcaaccTTCTACAATAAATCCAAATCACTAACCATGATGAAGCACTTGCTAAGCATCTTCTTCATAGGAGCTTTGTTGCTTGGAAACATCAAAACAAGTGAAGGGTCTTTGTCTTCTGCACTTGAAACTACTCCAGGCAGCTTGCTATCCGATCTCTGGCTAGACCGGTTCCCTGATCCATTCAAGATCTTGGAGAGAATCCCATTAGGACTCGAGAGGGACACAAGCGTGGCTCTGTCTCCAGCAAGAGTAGACTGGAAAGAAACAGCAGAAGGGCATGAGATAATGCTCGATATCCCCGGTTTGAAGAAGGATGAAGTAAAGATAGAAGTGGAGGAGAACGGAGTTTTACGAGTCAGTGGagagaggaaaagagaagaagagaagaaaggagatCAATGGCATAGAGTGGAGAGATCATATGGAAAATTCTGGAGACAGTTCAAGCTACCTGATAATGTAGATATGGAATCAGTCAAGGCCAAGCTTGAGAATGGTGTGCTCACTATTAACCTCACGAAACTATCTCCTGAAAAAGTTAAGGGTCCAAGAGTTGTTAACATTGCAGCTGAAGAAGACCAAACTGCAAAAATCAGCTCTTCTGAATCCAAAGAACTCTGATATTgaagaaactatatattacTTTCTGAGTCTGAAGAG includes:
- the bbx23 gene encoding B-box zinc finger family protein (B-box zinc finger family protein; FUNCTIONS IN: sequence-specific DNA binding transcription factor activity, zinc ion binding; INVOLVED IN: regulation of transcription; LOCATED IN: intracellular; EXPRESSED IN: petal, leaf whorl, carpel; EXPRESSED DURING: petal differentiation and expansion stage; CONTAINS InterPro DOMAIN/s: Zinc finger, B-box (InterPro:IPR000315); BEST Arabidopsis thaliana protein match is: light-regulated zinc finger protein 1 (TAIR:AT1G78600.1); Has 1675 Blast hits to 1305 proteins in 111 species: Archae - 0; Bacteria - 0; Metazoa - 19; Fungi - 0; Plants - 1598; Viruses - 0; Other Eukaryotes - 58 (source: NCBI BLink).) is translated as MKIQCEVCEKAEAEVLCCSDEAVLCKPCDIKVHEANKLFQRHHRVALQKDAASATTASGAPLCDICQERKGYFFCLEDRAMLCNDCDEAIHTCNSHQRFLLSGVQVSDQSLTENSECSTSFSSETYQIQSKVSLNSQYSSEETEAGNSGEIVHKNPSVILSP
- the ATHSP22.0 gene encoding HSP20-like chaperones superfamily protein (ATHSP22.0; FUNCTIONS IN: molecular_function unknown; INVOLVED IN: response to heat; LOCATED IN: endomembrane system; EXPRESSED IN: 8 plant structures; EXPRESSED DURING: M germinated pollen stage, 4 anthesis, C globular stage, petal differentiation and expansion stage; CONTAINS InterPro DOMAIN/s: Heat shock protein Hsp20 (InterPro:IPR002068), HSP20-like chaperone (InterPro:IPR008978); BEST Arabidopsis thaliana protein match is: HSP20-like chaperones superfamily protein (TAIR:AT1G07400.1); Has 7552 Blast hits to 7552 proteins in 1747 species: Archae - 200; Bacteria - 4479; Metazoa - 74; Fungi - 263; Plants - 1560; Viruses - 4; Other Eukaryotes - 972 (source: NCBI BLink).) → MMKHLLSIFFIGALLLGNIKTSEGSLSSALETTPGSLLSDLWLDRFPDPFKILERIPLGLERDTSVALSPARVDWKETAEGHEIMLDIPGLKKDEVKIEVEENGVLRVSGERKREEEKKGDQWHRVERSYGKFWRQFKLPDNVDMESVKAKLENGVLTINLTKLSPEKVKGPRVVNIAAEEDQTAKISSSESKEL